The DNA segment TGAAAAACACTTCCATTTAAAGACACTTAGTGTCTAATCAAGGAAGGCTACCTAGGTTAAAGGTAAGAATATTGTCAAAAATATCAAAAAGTAAATTATATAGTTACATAATTTACTCTGAATTTTGTGTATTCTACctcattttcatctatttttttctaaagtaTACTCCATATATATGAAGTCGATGCAAGAAACTTACACTGTTTCTTTCCTATTGTAgttgtttcattttatctttgtACACAAgctttgtgtgtgattatattcatacatatgtatatattgaatgaTACAGACTAtaacacataaatctatatactaTAGGTGAGCAAATTTCCTGATACTATACATAATTCGAGCATTTTTTTTGTGTAATCTTTAGCATAAAAAAAGGACActttatttctgaaaaaaaaataaagaatgctgCTTTCTGCAGACAAAATACTGATCAAATATGTGTTCCTGGGTAACATTCACTACACATACTCTGACATGCAGAACCTAATTCAAGGAACATCAGAAAATTTGGATAACTTTCACTATGAGGTTGAAGTTTAGCTATTATAGAACATTAATAGCTCTTTATGCAATGCCATTTTTAATCGTCAGTGATTAACTTTGTTAAATAAGGAATTATAGATGAGCTTTCTTAGTTTATCAAAGGGGTAATGTCGTGAACTATAAGGGCTTACTATTCAGGACACATTCTTATTGGTATATGAAATGAACTTCTGTAGACAACACAGTTCATGAGGAAACCTTATAGCCAGACAGATTTTTCTGTGGCTGCCAGGCCCTCATCCCTAAGTCTGGATATGATGGGAAGGTAAATATCACGAGTAAACGGCAGCACCATTCCCCTGCCTTGGATCTCGCCATCCAGCACCATCTTTGTAGCAATAGCTGCTGGATAACCCACCGTCTTCGCCATCGCTGAGTATCCTGTGGGGTCTCCGTAGCACACCAAGTTGATTCCTCGGAGCTCCTTTCCGCCATCAGGCCAGTTGATGGTCACTTCGTGCCGCAGCACAATCAGATCGCGTTCTCCAGGTtctggaaatatatacatttttaagatATTATAATCCAGAGACAAATGTATTCATATTCTAGTTCTCAGTTGATGTATGAataggtgtatagatatataaactaaaCCATCAAGATTCCAACTTAACAATAAGTCTTAAATTTCACCACTTGGTAAACTATAGAATTAGTAAAAGTTTACAAAATCATATAAACCACAATTTCTTTTGGCATTCTTTAAGTCAGCCTTGCATACTCACGTAGTGCTAGCCTCTTCGACAGGTAGTGGGAGAGGGTATCCAGAGGAGTGACACACTTAACCACAGGGTCGTCAGTCAGCAGTCCCAGAGCCTCAATGCCAGCCAGTTGAGAATCATTGTCAACGCATTCGGCAACGAGAGCCCTTAGGTTGTCAGGGAAGATATTAGTATCCATTTGGCCCAGCAAGGTACATATCAATTGTTTctgaaaagaatttaaaaaatacttCTTATAGCAGAGCTTCTATAGTAAAAGGCATTAGAATATAAACATTCAGTAGCTGATTAGATCTTTACATGGGCCGGCCATCCACCACCTATTATTAACAAGTACTCATTGCTCAGGTAAAGCATGCACCATTTTCACTTCAGTCTTTGTGCAGCGGCAGGAGCCTTGTTTTCGtgacccttttcttttttcatcttttacgtAGCCCAGCAGCCCACTGGGCATCATCCAAATGTCCTATGACAGTCAGATCCTGAATACATATTGCACTATTTCACTTGTATTCGTTGCCTGCACCTCCATCACTCTCGCACTTACCCATGTAATATCAGGTCCTCCATGATGTAGCATCGGATGTGGGTTAGGATCAATGAGTCCGAGTTTAATCAGAGCCTTCGCCACCTCAGAGAAGCCCTTGTAGCGCAGTGTACCCCTCAAGATGGTCTGGGCTTCTGTGATACCATACAGGTTACCATAAACTGTGGAATCCCGGTTGGGGAACCCTTCGAGGGCTAAACCAGGGAGGAATGAGAAGTCCTCAGTTGTGTCCAGAAGAGAACCTCCTGGTGCAACTTCCACAACCTGCAATGTCGTGTTTGATTagctttttttttacaaaactacAGAAAAATTGTCTTGAGGATTTCACAGAATGAAGAATGTAAATAGCTACATTAAGAATTGAACAATGCTTCAACATATAGcatattaaaatttattttccTACATTTTCCAACATACTGAAGAAAACAGGGCAAGCAAGGAGCTCTGTAATCATCCTGAAAatttatgttgatgatgacacATGTTCAATACACTAAGAAAGCCACACGGCCACTTATTTACCTTTCCTTGCTCTAGGTACTTTGCTCCAGCTAGAGTGTTAAGGAGGACACCTCTCGGGCTCCAAGAGAACTTGTAGCGAAGAGGATTGTCTGAAAATTCAGGAGCTGGAAGACCACCACAGAAAGACACAAAAGATTCGATCTTGCCACCTCCTCTGTGCACCTGTGAAGCAATGTTGTTGGTTTTCAACAGCCGTCATTTTCATATTAAATCTCACAGTCAAAACAAAATCAAGATACCATGAAGAATCAGATAATTCACAGCTACATTCCAAAGCATGccattcaaatatataaacaggGTAATAAAGTACACACCTCTTCGAAACATTCAAGTGCGTACAAATGATCAATACCAGGATCTAGGCCAACTTCATTGACAACAGTTATACCAGCATCAACGGCTGCCTCGTGTAATTCCTTCATGGCTGGCGTACAGTAGGAAGCTGTGACCATGTTAGTCTGCAAATATGCATTAGTACTTTCAATATTTTGTTCACCCTTAATTATGTAACATAACCTTGATGGTATGACGACAATTAGCTAAAATactacattatcatcataatttattcACATGATCATTTTGTCATCAAGGCTTgctaacaaaacagaaaataactacatattaaactaacaaaacaaaccaataaactaTATATGAAACACACCTTTGTCTTGATACAATGCTTAGCCACCTCATGATGGAGGgtataaggaaggagagacacCACGACGTCGGTGTCCTTCACAAGATCCGCCAGAAGGTCTGGTCGTTCCACCACATCCAGAAGAACGGGCTCCACGTTGGAATGTTTTTCTGCCAAGGCGTCGGCTTCATCCTTCAACCCAGAGGCTGTGTGCAATAGTGAAATTAAAGGCGACATTTGTCACTGTATGTTAGGGTAATCAAGAGCATTTATACTTTACTTTCAATTTTTACACACGCAaattcccccctacctctctgtctgtctgtctgtctctccctctccctctccctctccctctccctctccctctcctaatcccactcccactccccccccttctctctctctctctctctctctctctctctctctctctctctctctctctctctctctctctctctctctctctctctctctccctctctccctctctccctctctccctctctccctctctccctctctccctctctccctctctccctctctccgtctgttcATATCCATTTCCCCCAcctgtccctctccctatccctctctccctctctccctctctccctctctctccgtctgttcaTATCCATTTCCCCCAcctgtccctctccctatccctctctccctctctctctctctctctgtctgtccctgttaCTGTCCATGTCCCCCAcctgtccctctccctatccctctccctgtctccctcctgtctctctctccctgcccccctcctgtctctctgtctgcccccctcctgtctctctccctgcccccctcccgtctctctccctgcccccctcccgtctctctccctgtccttctccctgtccccctcctgtctctctctctgtctccctcctgtccctctctctgtccctctcctgtacctctccctgtccccctcctgtctctctccctgccaaccccgtctctctccctgtccctttccctgtccccctctgtctctctccctgtctccctcctgtccctctccctgtccccctctgtctctctccctgtctccctcctgtccctctccctgcccccctcctgtctctctccctgtccccctcctgtctctctccctgtccccctcctatccctctccatgtccccttcctgtctctcttcctgctcccccccctgtctctctccctgtccccctcctgtctctctccctgtctccctcctgtccctctccctgcccccctcctgtctctctccctgtccccctcctgtctctctccctccccccccgtctctctccctgtccctctccctgtccccctcctgtctctctccctgtttccctcctgtccttctccctgtccccctcctgttcctctcctgtacccctcctgtctctctccctatccccctcctgtctctcttcctgtccccctcctgtctctctccctgtccccctcctgtccctctccctgtccccctcctgtctctctccctgtccccctcctgtctctctccctatccccttcctgtctctctccctgtccccctcctgtctctcttcctgacccccccctgtctctctccctatccccctcctgtctgtctccctgtccctctctctgtccccctcctgtccctctccctgcccccctcgtgtctctctccctgtccctctcctgtctctctccctatccccttcctgtctctctccctgtccccctcctatccctctccctgtctctctccctgcctccctcctgtctctctccctgttcccctcctgtccctctccctgtccccctcctgtccctctccctgtccccctcctgtctctctccctgtccccctcctgtccctctccctgcctgcctcctgtctctctccctgtccccctcctgtccctctccctgtccctctccctgcctccctcctgtctctctccctgtccccctcctgtccctctccctgtccccctcctgtccctctccctgcccccctcctgtccctctccctgtccctctccctgcctccctcctgtctctctccctgtccccctcctgtctctctctctatccccctcctgtctatctccctgtccctttcctgtctctcttcctgtctccctcctgtccctctctctgtccccctcctgtctctctccctgcccccctcctgtctctctccctgtccccctcctgtctctctccctacccccctcctgtctctctccctacccccctcctgtctctctccctgccctcctcctgtccctctccctgcctccctcctgtctctctccctgtccccctcctatccctctccctgtccccttcctgtctctcttcctgctccccccctgtctctctccctgtccccctcctgtctctctccctgtctccctcctgtccctctctctgtccccctcctgtccctctcctgtccctctccctgtccccttcctgtctctcttcctgcccccccccccccctgtctctctccctgtccccctcctgtctctctccctgtccctgtccctgtccccctcctgtctctctccctgtctccctcctgtccctctctctgtccccctcctgtccctctcatgtccctctccctgtccccctcctgtctctctccctgtccccctcctgtctctctccctatccccctcttgtctctctccctgtcccccaccctgtccctctccctgtccctctcctgtctctctccctgtccctctcctgtccctctctttcacacagaCATGATTACTCGACGAACTTACCAACAACAATGCCTGTGTTCGAATCGCGAGCGAGGTACTCAACCAGCGGCGCCGACACGTAGCCAGCCCCAAGAACCAGGGCCTTTTTCGCCTTGCTTGCAATGTCGAAGGCTGCTTTGCTTGTCGCTCTGTGAATGGGCCAAGGCGTGACTGCGTGCTTTCTTTTCTACCAAGAATGTccctttgtattttttattgttattgcttcagTATTTTTTAACTATTTTACGAAACCTTTGATGACTTACACGAGAATAACTTAGCTGAGAAATAACTCAATCACAGATTTCTATATCCATGAATATAAGTCTTGTATCcagtaaataaaagtaattattaaaaACCTACAAACATACTGTGCGGACATCTATATACCCTACGAGTGCAAACATTTATAGACGCTGTACATGACACGCTTCAAGTCTGGAATGAGTTGTGGAGGTTTTGATATGGTTACCGGTGTGTCCTTTGCGAATGGCTCGAAGAAATGGAGAATTATATCTGGTGCATTACTTCAAAATGCGTTAGTTGACAGAGCACCACTTGATACCTCTATATTtggaatatatgcatacagaaatactgaaaaatatatatactcatacacatgtacatgtacacacattgaaataaatattcatatataaacacaaaaaaatctacatatatacatatacataaatctacatcTATGCAGATATGTACAGTACCCGtactataaatatgaatatactacAAACATTGTACAAAAggcatataaatgtgcacacacataacAACCAAGAGAATACCAGGGAAGGATGAAATGGCTAATGAttagacagaggagagaaagtgtCGGCGTTCTCTTCAGCGAATTAATACCATTACCTATGTAAGTAATCTtatgatgcatatgtatatatatatatatatatatatatatatatatatatatacatatatacacatatatatatacatatatatatgtgtgtgtgtgtgtgtgtgtgtgtgtgagtgtgtgtgtgtgtgtgtgtgtagtgtgtgtgtgtgtgtgtgtgtgtgtgtgtgtgtgtgtgtgtgtgtgtgtgtgtgtgtgtgtgtgtgtgtgtgtgtgtgagtgtgtgtgagtgtgtgtgtgtgtgtgtgtgtatgtgtatgtgtgtgtgtgtgtgtgtgtgtgtgtgtgtgtgtgtgtgtgtgtgtgtgtgtgtttgtgtgtgtgtgtgtgtttatatatatatatatacatgtatgtatgtatatatgtatatatatatatatatatatatacataaaatgcatagatagacagatgaatagactgaTAGGTACTCACAATAGCACATTGCTCATTAGGCAATGTGTTGGGTTAAAGTGTCAACGCTAATCAAATGCTGAGCAGAATTACAGCTAACTACGAACATGAATGGTCGTTATGTTCTTTTCAATTTCATCTTGCATGTTGATTTGAAATTAAGGCGTATAACTGAGTGCATaggtcctttgtgtgtgtgtgtgtgtgtgtgtgtgtgtgtgtgtgtgtgtgtgtgtgtgtgtgtgtgtgtgtgtgtgtgtgtgtgtgtgtgtgtgtgtttgtgtgtgtgcgtgtgtatgtgtgagtgtgtgtgcgcgtgcgcgtatgtatgtgtgtgtaagggacaGCGAAGAGATGAGTTCTTACACGGATACACTTATCTACGTCTCTTTTAGAACTCCAGGAAAACTTTCGACATTTTCGAAATTACTCCAAATTAAACGTATTCTGGAAGATTAAAATTAGCAATGCTTATAGTTTAACTATTTCAATGTAATAACGAAAATTTACCGTTTTATTATACTCCTTCTTGAGACACGCGGATCTACACTGGGGACCAAAGGTACGGgggaaatatatacattaaatatatattgcaatatagaTTCCATGAATGTGCTGATTGTTTTAGTATTTTTTGCAGTTTGTGGACAGGAGCGATTTGTGTTTTACAATTACAGACTTTTGAACGAAGATGTTAGGGAGGCAGCTGTAGGGAGAGAGTACAGTTAGAGGGTAGCTGCCCTCCTGTAGATCCGCCACTCTCTGAGATAGTTATAAGTAATACCCATGTAATACTGGAGTCTGTATATCTCAGctgtaaaaaaaattatgtccTCAGAAATAAATTTGGGTTTAGAAGGACAAGCAACCGTGCAACAATGCTAGCAAATtgcaaaacaaaaactaatactGTATCAATCTTCAAGCATATCCATGCAAAACAACGGGGGCATACATGTTACAAACAACACGCCATGCTAATCCAAGGGTAAGAAAGGGAGGTCATATGCAAAATGCATTCTTTTAGCACTGAATATCAAATGTACAGTAGATTAACCTAGCACTGTTCGTAAATATATAGGCTTTTCTTTACTAAGGATTAAAATATAGTTAGGGAGAATGATCTAATAATACCATATCAAATTTAAGATTGAGACACATTATTAACTTTTCTAAAATATGTGCAATACTGAgaaaaccatatatataatttgtgttcaTTCATAAGATTTGAATTACATAAGCAAATCTGCTTctcaaaatacgtatatatataaatttatatacacgaCATAAAGGTTTCCCAATTTTACGTTTAGTAATTTTCAAATGCACACTAAAatcgcacaatatatatataatttagcaaACAGATCACTGATAAAATTATTTATCTTCTACATGAACGCACTGAATATActcctaaaaataataataataaaaaaaatgaaaatatatttcatatattttctgtaAACCATAAGAAAAATGTCGATTTTCATACAGTGTTTCCGGTACAGTATTATTCATCGCCCTGTGAACAATGGaaatattcattaataaaaagaataaaataaaatacagatgataatgatggtaatgcttattatgatgataactttagtgatgatgctgatggtgatgatagtaatgttgataataatgataataatgataataataataataataataataataataataataataataataataacaataataataataatattaataataataataataataataataacaacaaaaacaaaaaaaacatgaaccttcccagattcttaaaaaaaaaaaatggtgcacaaaattaataaaaacatccCACAGAACACgaacgagaatttttttttttttcgcttacaAAGAACAAATAACTAAAGCATAACTAACATAGTTGCTATTATTTCAATCAATATTATCTAAACAggaaatatatgcatttgtacaatCGAAACGAAATATTTTCAACTATTAAATTCTCTCAATGCATTCCATATCCTGCATTTAATAAGGTACACATCGCACGCATCTGTTCGATTCTTCTTTTAACAAATTATAAAAGTATTATATCAAAACAGAAGAAACAGTGCTAGGAAACAgttttcttttaatcattatatcatcagTGATTAGTATTTTATATCATCAATTATTAGCaactctatcattatcaataagtcatcaataacatcactattatcgctatcatcatcattatcatgactgttatcgttatcaaaggatctccctccctttctatacaCCTCTTCTTTATACTTCAGTTAAGTGGAGTCCTTGAAATCTCTGGATACTAGCGTGTCTTCATTTACCTTCTGCAATAAACACAAATAGGCTAGTTTTTAGTCCATGTAATATAAGCTGTTTTACTTCAGccaatatcagcattattacctGTATTTTATCTCCAACAAGTACACAATTATAACCTTGTGGGAATTATTAcacaataaatacacataatccATTAGCAAAATCCACTCATGCCGCAGAAACTGCAAGGGCAAAGGAGGCAAAGCGGGAAAAGCTGAAACAAGAGAGTGTCTAAGCTCACTTCAAATTGGGTGGTTCAGGGTTTTGCCTTTTCATCAAGCTTTTCggcaaattatcttttttttttttttttttgcatttagtACCTTGAGGTGGTGTTTGCcatcacacgcacagacacatacagacgtaaacattcatacaaatatacatacatacacacacacaatatatatacatatacatatacatatatatgatatatatcatatataatatatatatattatttatctcaatatatattcctttacatacatatatatatagatagatatatgtatgtatatgtatatatatattcattcatttaaccatttatttatatatataaatgaataaataaacatatacatatttatatatatatatatatatatatatatatatatatatattataaccgtgtgcgtgcatatacgcgTAAACATATACTTCAAAGGCGAGGGAAACGCGGAGGAAAGCCATAATGAAGAGTAAATCCACATGCATGATAATTTTCAAACACTGTGATAAATATATTATTGAAAACCGTGGCTGAATCGAGATCAATACTATCCACCTGCACTGTTTTCTGAATTTATGACGATTAGTAAAACAGATAATTAACCTTGATATTAACCTTGATATTCAGAATCACCGTAAATAAATACAACAGTTGTGCAAAATGTTCTCTCTCGCAATGATACTTACTTATTCTGTGCTCGTAGGTCTGATATATACTGGAAGTTCGGGGTCAGGGATCCGCCACTTGTGATTACTGCCTGTAGGTGCGGGTATTTTCCAGTTAATAGGTCCTTTAGTAGAGTAAATCTTTCACATTAGTTTCTatgtaatttacatttttttccactttgaagggtagtaaataaatatattttggcCAAAACTACAGTTTTTGATTAACATTAAAAGTAAGAAAAGcaggaaatgaaaaagatgaagaaacgaaagaaaaatcaaaagtatatatatatatatatatatacacatatatagaaagctTCCAATATATCTTTCGTCCTATGATGATAAAACCACTCATCTAAATACACAAAATCCACTTACCTGATGAACCTCATGACTGAAGTTATGCTCCTCAAACGGCTTCGAAACCTCTGACTGCAAGATACTGTACATgtagggcaggaggagagagccAAAGAAATCGGTCGCCTCGCGTGGCAGCTGCGTCGGCATGTTGTCTATGCTGCATACGAGAACGCCAGGCCCTTTGAAGCTGGAAAGGGAAGGTGAGTCAAAAAAGTGGAAAATGGGGgttaaaaaggggaagggggggggggcggtggtatACAGCAGATGCGGATGTGTGGTCATTTGGATTCTTTTTAATGGATTAAGAAACATGGAGAGGACTTTGAAAACTCCTGTGCGAGCGAAGAGATCTGCAGTtttaagtgaaaaaaagagaaatacacacacacacattatatatataaatatatatatatatatatatataatgaagtcaTGAAAGCATTCTTTTCGTGAACCAAGAAATGACCTTACATACAACAACCAGCAAACGTAAACTTTAAACAATC comes from the Penaeus chinensis breed Huanghai No. 1 chromosome 32, ASM1920278v2, whole genome shotgun sequence genome and includes:
- the LOC125042398 gene encoding alpha-aminoadipic semialdehyde synthase, mitochondrial-like isoform X2 is translated as MPHVLSAAPVVARCLPSHSVSARRWISRNVRGRVLAIRREDQSVWERRAPLGPSQVRQLVKDGVKVIVQPSNRRAYPMQAYQNAGAKIQEDISEAPVVIGVKQIPIDQLLPNRTYCFFSHTIKAQEANMPLLDAILEKNIRLIDYERMCDERGQRVVAFGKYAGVAGMINILNGLGLRLLALGHHTPFMHIGPAHNYRNTEMARQSIRDTGYEISLGMMPKSIGPLTFVFTGTGNVSQGAQEIFQDLPHEYVSVQALKKVSEHGSLNKMYGCEVSRQDHLVRKDGGKYDAVEYEEHPERYISVFAHKIAPYASVIVNGIYWAVNSPKLLTIPDAKYLLQPVYTPWLPISIGSPALPHRMLAICDISADPGGSIEFMSECTTIDTPFCLYDANQNKDTNSFKGPGVLVCSIDNMPTQLPREATDFFGSLLLPYMYSILQSEVSKPFEEHNFSHEVHQAVITSGGSLTPNFQYISDLRAQNKATSKAAFDIASKAKKALVLGAGYVSAPLVEYLARDSNTGIVVASGLKDEADALAEKHSNVEPVLLDVVERPDLLADLVKDTDVVVSLLPYTLHHEVAKHCIKTKTNMVTASYCTPAMKELHEAAVDAGITVVNEVGLDPGIDHLYALECFEEVHRGGGKIESFVSFCGGLPAPEFSDNPLRYKFSWSPRGVLLNTLAGAKYLEQGKVVEVAPGGSLLDTTEDFSFLPGLALEGFPNRDSTVYGNLYGITEAQTILRGTLRYKGFSEVAKALIKLGLIDPNPHPMLHHGGPDITWKQLICTLLGQMDTNIFPDNLRALVAECVDNDSQLAGIEALGLLTDDPVVKCVTPLDTLSHYLSKRLALQPGERDLIVLRHEVTINWPDGGKELRGINLVCYGDPTGYSAMAKTVGYPAAIATKMVLDGEIQGRGMVLPFTRDIYLPIISRLRDEGLAATEKSVWL
- the LOC125042398 gene encoding alpha-aminoadipic semialdehyde synthase, mitochondrial-like isoform X1 is translated as MPHVLSAAPVVARCLPSHSVSARRWISRNVRGRVLAIRREDQSVWERRAPLGPSQVRQLVKDGVKVIVQPSNRRAYPMQAYQNAGAKIQEDISEAPVVIGVKQIPIDQLLPNRTYCFFSHTIKAQEANMPLLDAILEKNIRLIDYERMCDERGQRVVAFGKYAGVAGMINILNGLGLRLLALGHHTPFMHIGPAHNYRNTEMARQSIRDTGYEISLGMMPKSIGPLTFVFTGTGNVSQGAQEIFQDLPHEYVSVQALKKVSEHGSLNKMYGCEVSRQDHLVRKDGGKYDAVEYEEHPERYISVFAHKIAPYASVIVNGIYWAVNSPKLLTIPDAKYLLQPVYTPWLPISIGSPALPHRMLAICDISADPGGSIEFMSECTTIDTPFCLYDANQNKDTNSFKGPGVLVCSIDNMPTQLPREATDFFGSLLLPYMYSILQSEVSKPFEEHNFSHEVHQAVITSGGSLTPNFQYISDLRAQNKRATSKAAFDIASKAKKALVLGAGYVSAPLVEYLARDSNTGIVVASGLKDEADALAEKHSNVEPVLLDVVERPDLLADLVKDTDVVVSLLPYTLHHEVAKHCIKTKTNMVTASYCTPAMKELHEAAVDAGITVVNEVGLDPGIDHLYALECFEEVHRGGGKIESFVSFCGGLPAPEFSDNPLRYKFSWSPRGVLLNTLAGAKYLEQGKVVEVAPGGSLLDTTEDFSFLPGLALEGFPNRDSTVYGNLYGITEAQTILRGTLRYKGFSEVAKALIKLGLIDPNPHPMLHHGGPDITWKQLICTLLGQMDTNIFPDNLRALVAECVDNDSQLAGIEALGLLTDDPVVKCVTPLDTLSHYLSKRLALQPGERDLIVLRHEVTINWPDGGKELRGINLVCYGDPTGYSAMAKTVGYPAAIATKMVLDGEIQGRGMVLPFTRDIYLPIISRLRDEGLAATEKSVWL